The genomic segment GACGAGGCGGCCTTCAAGGCGGCCATGGCCGGGCACATCGCCTCGGTGACGGGACAGGGGTAGGCCGTGGCGCGCAAACTCCGGCTCATCGTTAACGCCTTGCCCCTCACGGGGGTTAACACCGGCATCGGGCGCTACCTGCGTTGCCTCTACGAGGCCTTCCAGAAAAAACACGGCGGGGACTTCGAGATCGCCTGGTTCGACGGCCGCCGCGCCCTGCCCCACATGCCCCCGCCCGGGTCGGGCGTGTCCGGCCGCTCGCGCCTGGCCAAGCTCCTGTGGAAGCTGCCGCCCCTGGCGGGCCTGGCCGTGCGCCTGGCCGTGCACGCCCGGCGCGAGGCCGCCTTCCGCCGCGCGGCCAGGGGGTTCGACCTCTACCACGAGGCAGCCTTCTTTCCCTTCGCCGCGCCCCGTGGCGTTCGCACCGTGTTCACCGTGCACGATCTCTCGCTCATCCGGCATCCGGAGCACCACCCGCGCGAACGCGTGCTTTATTTCGAGCTGTTTTTCCGCCGCCGCCTGGAGAAGGTGTCGCGCTTCCTGGCCGTTTCGGAGTTCACCCGCCGCGAGATGGCCGACGTGCTCGCCATCCCGCCCGGACGCGTGGACATCACCCACAACGCCATCGACCCGCAGCGCTTCCGCCCCTCTCCCGGGGCCTCCCGCGTGCCGGGTCTGGACCCCGGCGAGCCCTACTTCCTCTTCCTGGGCACCAACGACCCCCGCAAAAACCCCCATGTGATCCCCAAGGCCCTTGCCCGCAGCGGCCTGAAGACGCCCCTGGTTCTGGCAGGGTGGAGCGGCTGGTCCGGGGAGGAGAAGGCGGCCGGACGGGTGATCGAACTGGGCTATGTGCCCGACGAGGCCCTGCCCGGGCTCTACTCCGACGCCCTGGCCCTGGTCTATCCCAGCGTCTACGAGGGCTTCGGCCTGCCCGTGCTGGAGGCCATGGCCTGCGGCTGCCCGGTGATCACCTCGGGGCTCTCCAGCCTGCCCGAGGTGGGGGGCGAGGCCTGCCTCTACCTGGACGACCCTTCGGACCCGGAAGCCATGGCCCACGCCATGCGCCGCCTGGCCGGGGATGCAGCGCTGCGCGGGGCCCTGCGCGCGCGGGGCCTGGAGCAGGCCCGGCGCTTCTCCTGGTCCGCCTCGGCCGAC from the Fundidesulfovibrio magnetotacticus genome contains:
- a CDS encoding glycosyltransferase family 4 protein translates to MARKLRLIVNALPLTGVNTGIGRYLRCLYEAFQKKHGGDFEIAWFDGRRALPHMPPPGSGVSGRSRLAKLLWKLPPLAGLAVRLAVHARREAAFRRAARGFDLYHEAAFFPFAAPRGVRTVFTVHDLSLIRHPEHHPRERVLYFELFFRRRLEKVSRFLAVSEFTRREMADVLAIPPGRVDITHNAIDPQRFRPSPGASRVPGLDPGEPYFLFLGTNDPRKNPHVIPKALARSGLKTPLVLAGWSGWSGEEKAAGRVIELGYVPDEALPGLYSDALALVYPSVYEGFGLPVLEAMACGCPVITSGLSSLPEVGGEACLYLDDPSDPEAMAHAMRRLAGDAALRGALRARGLEQARRFSWSASADVAARAFRHALDEPR